GGGCCGGTTACTCTGGCGGAGCGTCGGCAATCGCTCGGCCGCGCACCTGCTGGATGTGTTCGGACATGGCTGCAGCGGCTCTCTCCGGGTCTCCCGCGGAGAATGCTTCAAGGACGGCCTGATGTTCGGAGATGGCGTATTCGGCGTCTGTGATTCCCACCCCGCCGAAAAGCCTGAATCGTTGGACCTGCCCTCCGAGAGCTTCGTACGCGGCCGCCAGGAACTGGTTGCCTGTCTGCTCGGCGATCAGCCGGTGGAATCGTTCGTCAGCTTCAAGATAATCCTTGAACTCCGAAAAGGAGGGCCCCCGGGGTGCCGACTTCAGGTCGGTGACGGCCTGTTCCAGCTCGGCCAGGCGCTGCGGCGTCAACCGGGCGCATGCCAGCCGCGCATTGACGGGCTCGATGGCAAGCCGCGCTTCCATCAGTTCGGCAAAATCTTCCTGCGTGAAAACCGGCGCTACCCGGTAGCCCTTGAGCGCCACCCTGCGGACCATGCCGGTGTGTTCCAGCCGGGCCAGGGCTTCCCGGACTGGGGTCGGCGAAACATCGAGCTCGCGCGCGGTGCCGTCAATGCTGACCGCAGTTCCGGGTTCAAGCCGGCCGTCCATCAGGGAGGCCAGCAGCTCCTCATACACGTGGTCCGCCAGAACCTGGCGGCTGACGGTACGGCTGGCAGGGCGGACGTCAGAGCGGCTGCCGTTGGAAGCTGGTTGCATGTTCAGATCCTATAGGACTGCCATTCCCCGGACGTGCCCGTTACAGGCGGTCCCGGTGGACATGTTCGTGCCATGTCCACATGTTCCTGCTATGCCCACCGGGCCCGAGCGGGGTTGTAAGTGCTTTAGCTCTGGTAGGCCGGGTAGTCGGTGTAGCCCTCTGCACCTTCGCCGTAGAACGTGGCCTGATCCGCTTCGTTGAGCGGGAGGCCCTCGCGCCAGCGGCGTACGAGGTCCGGATTGGCGATGGCGGGGCGGCCCACAACAACGGCGTCGGCGTGGCCGTCGGTAATCAGGGACACTGCCTCATCCCGCGTGGTAACTACTCCGAAGCCCGTATTGACCAGGAACGTGCCGTTGAACCTTGCGCGCAGATCCTGGACGAGCCCACCGGCCGGTTCGTGGTGGAGGATGCTCAGGTAGGCGAGATTGAGTGGCTCGATGGCGTCCACCAGGGATTCGTAGGCAGCCCGGACGTCGGCAGCGTCCGTTTCAGCGATGCCCTGGACATTATGCTCCGGCGAGATGCGGATGCCGACGCGGTCGGCGCCGAGGGCGTCCACTACGGCGTTGACTACCTCGATGACGAAGCGCGCCCGGTTTTCCGGC
This genomic interval from Micrococcaceae bacterium Sec5.7 contains the following:
- a CDS encoding GntR family transcriptional regulator, encoding MQPASNGSRSDVRPASRTVSRQVLADHVYEELLASLMDGRLEPGTAVSIDGTARELDVSPTPVREALARLEHTGMVRRVALKGYRVAPVFTQEDFAELMEARLAIEPVNARLACARLTPQRLAELEQAVTDLKSAPRGPSFSEFKDYLEADERFHRLIAEQTGNQFLAAAYEALGGQVQRFRLFGGVGITDAEYAISEHQAVLEAFSAGDPERAAAAMSEHIQQVRGRAIADAPPE